Genomic segment of Streptococcus pneumoniae:
TTTAAAGGGTGTCTGTGTAACCTGCTGAAGTAACTCTAAATCAAATTCCCCATCCTCATTGGTTAAAATCAACTCTGCATAAGGATTAAACCACTCCACACTTCCTGTCTTCTCATCAATCTTAATCACACCAACAGGCATTTTATCAAGAAGAGAAGCGAGGCTGTTTTCAGCCTGATCATTGACATACTGGATTTGCTCCAATTCATCCACTTCATGGTATTTTTCCTGATAAATCAAGAGGAAAACAAGAAAGGACAAAATGAAAAAAATAGCCAGCAAAGTTGACGTCGTATCTCCAAATACTCGTAAAAATAGAGCTAAAATTCCAAAAGAAATGATGCCTACCATCACAAAATGGATCGGCGCAAAACGAAATCTTTTCATCATAAACCTCTTATTCGGAATATTATACCACAAATAGCTAGAAAATGCGAATGGATAGCAGCCTAAAACTATAATATTATTGTTTTTGTTCCTCTTTTCCTGTTTTCAAAAAAAGTTTACATCATTTGTTTACTGTTTCGTAAATATTATTTACAGATATACAGTTTCTGATTTGTTGATTTTATTTCAATGATCACTTACCTTAATTATAAAACCAACTAAATGCCTATTTCTCGTTTAGTTTACAGACATTGTTTATTTGATTGACTTTTTTGTCAACATATTGTAAACTCTGTAAATCTATAAAACCTATCTTATCTTCGAGAACCTCTATTAAGTCTTCCACTGACTGCTTCAAATCTCTCTATTTAGAAGACCATTCCCTTGGAAAGGAGATTAGCATATCTTCCGTATGAGCTTTATGCTCAGCAACTCCTAACTAGCAGTTGCTTGAAAAAATATCAAGTCTTAGACTACTTAAAAAGTCTGGGAAAACCTCCCCAGACTTTTCTTATTGTTTCTGATTTTTTGAAATGCTACGTGACTTTCCTTCCAAGTAAACCATGAGGATAGAAATATCGGCTGGATTTACACCGGAAATACGGCTCGCTTGCCCAATCGTCTCTGGGTTGATTTTCTTGAATTTCTGACGAGCTTCTGTCGCAATCGAGTCAATATCATCCCAATCAATGGTCGCTGGAATCCGTTTTTCTTCCATGCGTTTCATCTTCTCTACCTGATCCATAGCCTTAGAGATATAGCCTTCATACTTGATCTCCGTTTCAATCAATTCAATGATTTTCTCATCCAGCTCTTCTGCCGCAGGCCCGATAAATTTGACAACATCAGCATAGCTCACTTCTGGACGACGCATGAATTCTTTTGCCGTAACAGCATCTGTCAATGGCTTAAAGCCAAGCTCTTCCACTTTGGCATTGGTCTCCTTGATAGGCTTGAGTTTAATAGACTCTAGGCGCTTCATCTCATTTTCATATTGATGTTTTTTGATTTCAAAACGTGCCCATCGCTCATCATCAACCAAGCCAATTTCACGACCCATGTCTGTCAAGCGCATATCTGCATTATCATGTCGCAAAATCAAACGATACTCTGCTCGACTGGTCAATAAACGATAAGGTTCCACCGTCCCTTTCGTCACCAAATCATCAATCATCACACCAATATAGCCATCACTTCGTTTCAAGATAAACTCTGGTTTTTCTTGAACTTTCAAAGCAGCATTGATCCCTGCGATAATACCTTGCCCAGCAGCCTCTTCATAACCTGATGTTCCATTGGTTTGTCCTGCTGTAAATAACCCTGAAATCTTCTTAGTTTCAAGCGTTGCTCGCAGTTGATGAGGCATAATCATATCGTACTCAATCGCATAGCCTGTACGCATCATCTCCGCATTTTCCAACCCTTTAATTGAATGCACTAACTCACGCTGAACATCTTCTGGCAAGCTCGTTGACAGACCTTGGACATAGACTTCCTCTGTATTGCGCCCTTCAGGTTCAAGGAAAAGCTGATGACGTTCCTTGTCTGCAAAACGCACGATTTTATCTTCGATAGACGGGCAATAACGTGGTCCCACTCCTTTAACCACTCCAGAAAACATCGGAGCTCGGTGAAGATTATTTTGGATAATTTCATGACTCGTCTCATTGGTATAGGTCAACCAACAAGGGACTTGATCTTTGACGTAATCTTCATCTCTTGAAGTGTAAGAGAAATGATTCGCTTTTTCATCACCTGGTTGAATCTCTGTTACCTCATAATTGATAGAGGAGGCCTTGACCCGCGGCGGTGTTCCAGTCTTAAACCGACCAATCTCTAAGCCCAAATCACGCAAATTATCCGCCAAGGTAATAGATGCCAGACTATGATTAGGTCCAGATGAATATTTCAAATCTCCAATGATAATTTCACCACGAAGAGCTGTCCCTGTTGTCACAATCACAGCCTTTGCTGCATATTTTTGCTGCGTAGCTGTTCGAACACCAATCACCTTACCATCTTCGACCAAAATTTCATCAATCATGGTCTGACGAAGAGTTAGATTTTCTTGATTTTCAACCGTTTTCCGCATTTCTTTGGAGTATAATTCCTTATCTGCTTGTGCACGAAGGGCACGAACTGCAGGTCCTTTTCCAGTATTTAACATCTTCATCTGGATATAGGTCTTGTCGATGTTTTTAGCCATTTCACCGCCCAAGGCATCCACCTCACGCACGACAATCCCCTTAGCTGACCCACCAATTGACGGATTACAAGGCATGAAGGCTAGCATCTCAATATTAATCGTCGCTAATAAAACCTTACAACCCATCCGAGACGCTGCCAAGGAAGCCTCAACCCCCGCATGACCTGCTCCAATGACAATAATGTCATATTCTTCTGTAAATGTATGTGTCATTTTTTCTCCTTTATTCTAATATGTTCAATCTCTCCTGACCAGCTAGGCAGATGAGTTTTCAAAAAAGCTGGAACTACATCAATGTTGACAAGTTTGTCAACATTAATCCAATAACAAGGGCTAGAGCTAGCTTCCTCAATCATATGAGAAGGTAAATCCTCAATAGGCTCTACAATATAGTGAAACTCAATATTATGAAAATCGAGAGTATCGTCATCATTAACTGCCGTAAACTCATTTTCAACAATGAAAGCTAATTGATTGACAACTACGTCAACCCCAAGCTCTTCTTTTACCTCTCGAATGACAGCTTTCTCTGTGGATTCGCCAACCTGAATCGCACCACCAATTGTATAATATTTCTTAGTCTCTTCTCGATAAGAAAGAAATATTTGGTGGTCCTTCATAATCAAAGCTGTTGCCCGAACTCCAAAAATCTGATTTTGATTTCTCGTTCTAAAATCCATCCTTGCCTCCACTCTAAACAAAAAGAGCCAAAACTCCCAGAAATTGTACGCAAAAAACGTACAATCCCTATGAGCTTTGACCATCATAGTTATTGCTATAACAATTCTAACAAAAGGTAAGGGTAAAAGTCAATGATTTTGAATGGAAAATCACTTATTGATCATTGTCCCATTTGTTCAAAGATAAAAAGGTGATTACTAGATGAACACGAATATTCGCTTACTATCCATGTTCATCTATACATTACTAATCATGATGATTTACACCACCAATAAACCTAGTAATCAATTCTGTAAATTTAATTGTCAATCACTAAATGTATTGACGCACCTTGCCATCTTGATAAGCATTATCAATCAATCCACCACCTAAGCATTCCTCACCATTATAGAATACAACAGCTTGACCTGGTGTAATCGCTCGTTGGGGTTCTGCAAAGTTGACAATAGCTTTATCTCCCTTTACAGCCACTGTAACCTTGGCATCTGGTTGACGATAACGGAATTTAGCGGTACATTCTAAGGTAAACTCTTCTGGCATTGGACGTGTGAAATGAACTTGGCTAGCGTCAAGACTGGTTGACATGAGGTTGTCATGATAAAAACCTTGACCGACATACAAGATGTTTTGTTTCAAATCTTTTCCAATGACAAACCACGGAGCATTATCACCACCATGCTGACCACCGATTCCCAGTCCACCACGCTGACCAATCGTGTAATACATCAGCCCAGCGTGCTCTCCCATGTCTCGTCCTTCCAAGGTCATCATTCGCCCAGGTTGAGCAGGAAGGTATTGACTCAGGAATTCTTTAAAGTTTTTCTCACCGATAAAGCAAATACCCGTCGAATCTTTCTTCTTCGCCGTCGCTAGCCCTGCCTTTTCAGCAATAGCCCGTACTTCAGACTTTTCCAAATGCCCTAGAGGAAACATGGTCTTTTGCAGTTGTTCTTGTGATAATTGACTGAGGAAATAAGTCTGGTCTTTATTATTGTCCTTGCCTCTTAGCATGTGGACTGTGCCATCTTCATCTCGCTTGACCTGCGCATAATGACCTGTCGCCACATAGTCTGCACCTAAAGTCATCGCATAGTCCAAGAAAGCCTTAAACTTGATTTCCTTAT
This window contains:
- a CDS encoding NUDIX domain-containing protein, with protein sequence MDFRTRNQNQIFGVRATALIMKDHQIFLSYREETKKYYTIGGAIQVGESTEKAVIREVKEELGVDVVVNQLAFIVENEFTAVNDDDTLDFHNIEFHYIVEPIEDLPSHMIEEASSSPCYWINVDKLVNIDVVPAFLKTHLPSWSGEIEHIRIKEKK
- the mnmG gene encoding tRNA uridine-5-carboxymethylaminomethyl(34) synthesis enzyme MnmG, with amino-acid sequence MTHTFTEEYDIIVIGAGHAGVEASLAASRMGCKVLLATINIEMLAFMPCNPSIGGSAKGIVVREVDALGGEMAKNIDKTYIQMKMLNTGKGPAVRALRAQADKELYSKEMRKTVENQENLTLRQTMIDEILVEDGKVIGVRTATQQKYAAKAVIVTTGTALRGEIIIGDLKYSSGPNHSLASITLADNLRDLGLEIGRFKTGTPPRVKASSINYEVTEIQPGDEKANHFSYTSRDEDYVKDQVPCWLTYTNETSHEIIQNNLHRAPMFSGVVKGVGPRYCPSIEDKIVRFADKERHQLFLEPEGRNTEEVYVQGLSTSLPEDVQRELVHSIKGLENAEMMRTGYAIEYDMIMPHQLRATLETKKISGLFTAGQTNGTSGYEEAAGQGIIAGINAALKVQEKPEFILKRSDGYIGVMIDDLVTKGTVEPYRLLTSRAEYRLILRHDNADMRLTDMGREIGLVDDERWARFEIKKHQYENEMKRLESIKLKPIKETNAKVEELGFKPLTDAVTAKEFMRRPEVSYADVVKFIGPAAEELDEKIIELIETEIKYEGYISKAMDQVEKMKRMEEKRIPATIDWDDIDSIATEARQKFKKINPETIGQASRISGVNPADISILMVYLEGKSRSISKNQKQ
- the mnmA gene encoding tRNA 2-thiouridine(34) synthase MnmA, which translates into the protein MSDNSKTRVVVGMSGGVDSSVTALLLKEQGYDVIGIFMKNWDDTDEFGVCTATEDYKDVAAVADQIGIPYYSVNFEKEYWDRVFEYFLAEYRAGRTPNPDVMCNKEIKFKAFLDYAMTLGADYVATGHYAQVKRDEDGTVHMLRGKDNNKDQTYFLSQLSQEQLQKTMFPLGHLEKSEVRAIAEKAGLATAKKKDSTGICFIGEKNFKEFLSQYLPAQPGRMMTLEGRDMGEHAGLMYYTIGQRGGLGIGGQHGGDNAPWFVIGKDLKQNILYVGQGFYHDNLMSTSLDASQVHFTRPMPEEFTLECTAKFRYRQPDAKVTVAVKGDKAIVNFAEPQRAITPGQAVVFYNGEECLGGGLIDNAYQDGKVRQYI